From Hydractinia symbiolongicarpus strain clone_291-10 chromosome 12, HSymV2.1, whole genome shotgun sequence, one genomic window encodes:
- the LOC130622620 gene encoding probable ATP-dependent RNA helicase DDX23, with amino-acid sequence MTNTENDARELEVDERSKDRGRDDQSRHHKHKHKEKDKKEKKKHKHRSRSRSRDRKDRKRHRSRSRDRDDKEGTEVRMEKKKKLLENELATEELEEGEWTAPTKREPLSLEEMIAKRNEEKKALEKPKFLTKEERAAEAIKKRQQQVEEKRKKIEEERNAREKLLKEAERSRDDYDRDRYRDRYRREREYEERERERDRDKDKTKKEGTETKVEQVVLTGRDREKELEAIKNRYLGVAKKKKKVRRLNDKKFVFDWDASEDTSQDYNKLYRERHEAQFFGRGQKAGIDVKTQKKSSKFYEQLMEKRRTESEKTQELKNKKRLLDKEDKLALKERHWAKKELSEMADRDWRIFKEDFNIAAKGGKIPNPIRYWRESSLPTDILDVIYELGYTDPTPIQRQAIPIGLLNRDIIGVAETGSGKTAAFVLPLLVWITGLPEADRNSVSDKGPFAIILAPTRELAQQIEEETNKFAKKLGIRTVAVIGGLSREEQGFQLRLGCEIVIATPGRLIDVLENRYLVLSQCSYVVMDEADRMIDMGFEPDVQRILEFLPVTNLKPDTDDAENPDVIAKNLTSKDKFRQTVMFTATMPPTVERLARSYLRRPATVHIGSIGKPVDRVEQRVYMVSENQKKKKLLEILHSELEPPILVFVNQKKGADVLARSLEKQGFRATTLHGGKGQEQREFALNSLKDGSKDILVATDVAGRGIDIKDVSMVINYDMAKNIDSYTHRIGRTGRAGKSGIAVTFLTQDNSEVFYDLKQMLVNSSVSSCPNDLMNHPEAQHKPGTVLTKKRREETIFV; translated from the exons ATGACAAATACTGAAAATGATGCAAGAGAATTAGAAGTTGATGAGCGCAGCAAGGACAGAGGTCGGGATGACCAGAGTAGACATCATAAACACAAGCACAAAGAGAAAGAcaagaaagagaagaaaaaacataaacatagATCACGTTCCAGGTCACGAGATAGGAAAGATCGTAAACGTCATCGATCTCGTTCAAGAGATAGAGATGATAAAGAAGGGACAGAAGTTAGaatggaaaagaaaaagaa gttGTTGGAAAATGAATTGGCAACTGAAGAACTGGAGGAAGGGGAATGGACAGCCCCTACTAAACGTGAA CCTCTGTCACTTGAAGAGATGATTGCAAAGAGAAATGAAGAGAAAAAAGCATTAGAAAAA CCTAAGTTCTTGACAAAAGAGGAGCGGGCTGCAGAAGCAATAAAAAAGCGCCAGCAGCAAgtggaagaaaaaagaaagaaaattgag GAGGAAAGAAATGCTAGAGAAAAATTACTAAAAGAAGCTGAACGAAGCAGAG ATGATTATGACCGTGATCGATATCGTGATAGGTACAGAAGAGAACGTGAATATGAAGAACGTGAAAGAGAGAGGGATAGAGATAAGGACAAAACCAAAAAAGAG GGTACGGAAACAAAGGTGGAGCAGGTTGTTCTTACT GGCAGAGATCGAGAAAAAGAATTGGAAGCAATAAAG AATCGTTATCTTGGTGTTgctaagaagaagaaaaaagttcgACGTTTAAATGAcaagaaatttgtttttgattgGGACGCTAGTGAGGATACATCACAGGATTATAACAAACT GTATCGGGAAAGACATGAAGCTCAATTTTTTGGCAGAGGACAAAAAGCTGGAATTGATGTGAag acgCAAAAGAAAAGTAGCAAATTTTATGAACAGTTAATGGAGAAACGAAGgacagagtcagaaaaaacacaaGAATT aaAGAACAAAAAGAGACTGTTGGATAAGGAAGATAAGTTAGCATTGAAAGAGAGACATTGGGCAAAGAAAGAGTTATCAGAAATGGCTGACAGAGATTGGCGTATTTTTAAGGAAGACTTTAACATAGCTGCAAAAG GTGGCAAAATACCGAACCCTATACGTTACTGGCGAGAATCTAGTCTTCCGACGGATATATTAGATGTGATATACGAGTTAGGTTACACG gaTCCAACTCCGATTCAAAGGCAAGCCATTCCAATTGGATTGTTAAACCGCGATATTATTGGCGTGGCTGAAACAG GTAGTGGTAAGACAGCCGCTTTCGTCCTTCCTTTGTTAGTATGGATAACTGGACTACCAGAAGCAGACAG aaattctgTTAGTGACAAAGGTCCCTTTGCAATTATTCTTGCTCCGACCAGGGAGTTAGCACAACAG ATTGAagaagaaacaaacaaattcgCGAAAAAGTTGGGTATCAGGACTGTTGCAGTCATCGGTGGT ctTTCAAGGGAAGAACAAGGCTTTCAACTTCGTCTAGGTTGCGAG ATTGTTATCGCAACACCAGGTCGTCTCATAGATGTATTAG AGAATCGGTACCTAGTATTGAGTCAGTGTTCTTACGTTGTAATGGACGAAGCAGATCGTATGATTGACATGGGCTTTGAGCCCGACGTGCAACGCATACTTGAATTTTTACCTGTCACCAATTTAAAACCCGACACAGACGACGCTGAAAATCCGGACGTTATTGCAAAAAACTTGACATCGAAGGATAAATTTCGACAG ACTGTTATGTTCACAGCTACTATGCCTCCCACGGTTGAACGTTTAGCGCGGTCATATTTAAG ACGTCCTGCTACTGTACACATTGGATCTATTG GTAAACCGGTTGATCGAGTGGAACAAAGAGTTTACATGGTATCCGAAAACCAAAAGAA GAAGAAGTTATTGGAAATTCTCCACTCTGAACTAGAACCTCCTATTCTTGTGTTCGTCAACCAAAAGAAG GGTGCTGATGTTTTGGCGAGGTCACTGGAGAAGCAAGGA TTCCGTGCGACAACTCTTCACGGTGGTAAAGGTCAAGAACAGAG AGAGTTCGCGTTGAACAGTCTGAAGGATGGTTCGAAGGATATCTTAGTCGCCACTGATGTAGCTGGGCGTGGTATCGATATTAA ggATGTTTCCATGGTTATTAACTACGACATGGCTAAAAATATTGATA GTTACACCCATCGTATTGGTCGAACAGGTCGTGCTGGTAAAAGTGGTATTGCTGTCACCTTCCTCACGCAGGACAATTCCGAAGTTTTCTATGATCTTAAACAGATGTTGGTAAACAGTTCG GTTAGTTCCTGTCCGAACGATCTCATGAACCATCCGGAAGCTCAACACAAACCTGGGACTGTTTTAACGAAAAAACGTCGCGAAGAGACTATTTTTGTCTAA